DNA from Drosophila busckii strain San Diego stock center, stock number 13000-0081.31 chromosome 2R, ASM1175060v1, whole genome shotgun sequence:
tattaatttaaatataacttttGAGCGCAGAATATTTAGCATGGGCTGGCACATGCCAAAAACTTTTCTGATTAgtaaaagccacaaaaatgcCCGTCAAGAGTCAGTCAAGAGTCAAAAGTCAAGTCTGGGCAACcagccaaaccaaaccaaaccatcCATCTATTCAACTTTTGCATTGGACAGTTGAGcaaactaactaaatatttaattacacacaTTTTGCTTGAAGTTGCTCGCGGCTAATTTGCTGTTTAACTGTTTACCGTCAACTTTTGTGTTTTGGCGCagaactcaaactcaaacttgaAGTTTGCGTTTCTATCGGTCAATATGCTAAAATATTCAAACTGTAAACAGCGAGCTGTGCTCAAagttttatagttttgtttgctttcggACTGACGCAAGATACGCACAAGATATTGTCAACATAATTTCTATGAGTATTGCATAAAGCTAGAATACGAAAGATTGAATATGCAtaagttataattatttatgatgTGTAAGCTTATGCTACGcttgattaattaatatgcttaaaaattaatagaatttacTGTACTAACCTATCTCTATATTCAACAGAAACATTGAGCATTGCATCAGCTTATTGGTTGCTATAGACATCGTTATGTTTAAGTGGGTGTAATCTATATACGAGTGACGTTCGCTTTGCTATCGCTCAGTGCTGAGAACCTTATCGTAACCGGTTTTCGAACGCCTCTCCCAAATTGTGGTCTAAAAATTCCGCCAAACTCATGTGActcattttgaaataattattaagtagttataatgtaaaatttgttaatttgttgcgattttcatttaaaattgctaGCTTAAGCCATAAAAGCTTTGCAAGTTCAAATGAGCTGCactgtaaaaaattaaacaacatttattatatattttttaagtgcagCTAATATAATTgtcttttatataatttcaaattattaatttccaTTGCTAAAATATACGCTTAATGTTCAAtcaagcttaagtttaattttatcagtgtgctgaaaataaatttgtttattatgttaatgttaatgtttgACTTAGCTATACCCTCTAaaattttatcaaatattttatgtgctaagcacacaattttattagagctaaaaatatgtttgtgttatgtaatcaataaattataaaatctataataaatatatatataccccAGCAAGTAATTATTTTGGCTCAAATTGCACGTTATCTGTAAACAACGTTGTGTCAATTACAGCTCGCTCAAGTGTCTTAATATGGTCAACAAtgttgagagagagagagccataGAATTCGCGTTTGAGAGACAATAGATAGCGTTGCTATATAAATAGGTGCTTGTtctgctaaataaaaacagttcCAATTCAGCGGCTGTGTGTTAcggctataaaaatattacttaaggtcaattgaatttcgaaacaaaacgcaaacatGGCGCTGCTTTTAATCGTCGCTTTAGCAGCGTTAGCTTACTGGATATACAAATGGGCAACTAAAGATCACGATGAGTTCATCAAGCGTGGACTGCCCTTTGAGAAACCTATGCCATTGCTGGGCAACAATGCTGCAATAGTTATGAACAAGGCCTCGTTTCAGAAATTGCTGGAGGCATTCTATCGCCGCAATCGCCAGCAGTAAGCTCAGCTCAACTATATAGTTATGATAGCTGcttaactttgttttatttatagcaagctGGTGGGTTTCTTCAACTTTCGCACGCCTATGATACAAGTGAACGATCCAGAGATAATTAAGAAGATCTGCGTCAAGGACTTTGAGCATTTTCCCAATCATCAGTTGTTGTTTAAGACTACGGAGCGGCTGCTTACCGACATGCTGAGCATCATGAAAGATCAGCGCTGGAAGCACATGCGGAATACGCTGACTCCAGCTTTTACTGCTGCCAAAATGCGCAGCATGTTCGGCTTGATGAATGAAAGCTTTGCCGAATGCATGCAGCACTTGCATGAGAAGGCGCAGGGTGCGGTGCGGCCAGGCGAGGGTTTCGAATTGGAGCTGAAGGAGGTGTGCAATAGATTGTCCAACGATCTGATTGCCACCACGGCTTTCGGCTTGAAGGTCAGCTCCTATAAGACGCCCAACAATGAGTTCTATCAGATTGGACAATCGATTGCATTCTTCCGCGGCAGGCAGCTCTACAAGTTTATGCTCTCCACCACCATTCCCTGGCTCTTTAAGGTTAGCTTTTAACTTATGCAaaagatataaatattaaaagcaaactctTTTACAGCTTTTGGGCTTCCAAGTGTTTGACAAGGATAAAACAGACTTCTTCATACGTCTTGTTGTCGATGCCATGAAGCAGCGCGAGCAGCAGAATATAGTGCGTCCCGACATGattcaactgctgctggaAGCGAAGAAAGAGTCCACCGAGAACTGGACGGATGATGAAATCGTCGCGCAGTGCTTCATTTTCTTCTTTGCCGCATTCGAAAACAATGCGAGCTTCATCTGCACCACAGCCTTTGAGCTGCTCAACAATCCCGACATACAAGCCAAGCTCTATGAGGAGGTCAAGCAGACGCATGACTCACTCAAGGGCGAACAGCTGTCCTATGATACAGTTATGAAGATGAAGTATATGGATATGGTGGTGTCTGAATCGCTTAGAAAATGGACcttggctgctgctacagATCGTGTCTGCTCTAAGGACTACACACTACGTGATGACGATGGCAATGTGCAGTTTGAGTTCAAGGCTGGAGATCTCATTAATATACCCATAGCGGGTCTACACTGGGATGATCGTTACTTCCCCGAACCGCTGAAGTTCAAGCCAGAACGTTTTAGCGACGAGGAAAAGGATAACATGGTGCCCTATACTTATTTGCCTTTCGGCACTGGACCACGCAATTGCATAGGTAAGTGTTTTGAGAAGCGCATAGAGGAGCGTTTTACTTATCTTTTCCTTCTTTACCGCTAGGCAATCGTTATGCTCTCATGCAGGCCAAGGCCATGCTCTAtaatctgctgctgcaatatcGCATTGAACGTTCACCCAAAACAGTTAAAGACCTCATGAGCGACTCACGTGGCTTCCAGTTAACCCCCCGAAGCGGCTACTGGGTGCACTTAGTGCCGCGTAGTTAAACAAATGACAAgcgattttttaatttaaatgtactttaaaatacacatatatataaattttattttgattatgtTTATACActgactttaatttttaaaattacatacaCTTACAATTACAGTTACAAACACAAGTTGTATATATGTTCaatcatatgtatgtgtgtgtgtgtgtgtgtgtgtgaatacccaaaatatttgttgacaaAACTTTCGTAAAGATTCTGtgcctttttttatataactcGCAATTTCACTTTCACGCCTGAGCGAAAGCTCTAAATTACATAAAAGAAACAAAGAAACGAAAAGAAACCGCcaaaattacaaaagaaacgaaaccttttttgcataaatatgtaagttgtatatatagtatatatatatataaatctatgtATATAAGTTGTAACTGGTCGTTCCttgatattttgaattattgcaCACACTTAAGACTTTCGctgatattttattattattgttttttcttacaaaattcttctttttctttatttattggcaaatatttattttgtataacatTTATTGTTCGTTGATTGCgttctttgttttgtttttgcttttgtctggCATTACAAACTACAATACTTAATACTCAGTTAGCATATATACTATAGttagttgtaaatatttatagataaaTGCTAAGTTGTTGATATACTTGCTGGCTTTGTACAAGAGTTTGTTGCTAAGAAGCGCCTAAATCGCCACTTCTTAGCtaatatgtttatgttattgGAACACTTCGGTTGCTATAGGCAGAGACTGCAGTCTGGTATATTAAAATGGGTTGATGGAATAGCTGAAAGCAATGACAAAATGGTATGGGAAACTTCGAAGAATATTTTCCATAGAAATGAACCCTCCTCGCAATGAACCCTCCTCGCAATTAGTTTCAACATTTATCTGTGGACATTAGTTTATGtttactatatttattattaaagttcTGATGTTCAAAATGTGAACTCAGCTAAAAGTTGCATCAAAGCAATTTcgaattattaattttccTTCTGTGATTTAACTTAGAACTAGGGTTCATTTTGAAAAGGATTCTATAAGAAGGTGGAATACACCGAGTGGAATTTTGAAGAGTTGTTCACCTATTAAATCAACCCACCtaatatatattgctaaatctttctttagctttaagctgcaatcTTTGTCTTAAGTCTGCACTGTTAGCAGCTTCACTGCTATTCACTTCAGCTGCTTACAGTTACTGCgatatgtttatttacactAACCACACTACTTCACTACCCCAACTTAAACACTATACAAACGTTGGCCGTTGCCAGCACGTGGCTTGCCCAGACTAAAAAAGTTCCAGAACCGACGCAGACAGCCGGGCTTCTTCTCGGGCAGCAGACTGAGACTTTGCTCCTCCAGGATGGTGTCCAGAATGTAGTAGCTGCTGAGATTGaagggcggcggcggcagcatgGGAGGTGGTCATGATATGGTGCAGTTTTTGCTCTCGTGCATAATCGCCGGCAAGGTCGATTGGGCGCCCACACCCAAGCAGTTGGCATCGCTGCTTTGGGCCTGGGCCTGCTTCTTCTTGCGCTCATAGGCGAGCGCATCGTTGGGCACATAGGCGACTCTGACGCCGCCGTAGTGCTTGCGAGCTGGCAGCCTGTAGACATAGTCGTCCATGTCgctggaggaggaggaggagcaggtGGAGCATATGCTGGCCACGTCGCAGTTGTCCAGATTGTTGAGCAGATTCAAGGCGCCGCTGCCCGCCTGCGTCTGCGCATTGTGCAATCTCAGATTAGtttgattgatttgcatttCCGAGCTGCTGCGCGATTGATTGCGACGCCGGCGGCGACGTCGTGCATTGGAGTTGTCCGTGTAGCTCTTCGAGCGCGACATGGTGTCCTGCACGGCATGGAAGCGCACTTCCTTCAACGGCGCGCGATTGTCCAGCTGCTcgggctgcagctgctccggCTCCTGCTTGTGGCTGCGATTGTGACGCTGCTTGGCGGCGAACAGCTGCTCGTAGCCATCATgtggcagctccagctcacgCACGGACTCATTGTCCATGTCCAGCTCGTTGGCCAACTCTTGGGTGCTCTGCGTCAGGTCGGAGTTGCTGGGCGAGTTGAGATTGATCTTGTCTATGCTTTGATAGCTATGCGAATCCTCCGCCTTGGACAGCAGCATGTCGGGCATGGAGTTGGTCAGCTGCGTATCACCAAAGATGGACTTGTCGCCTGCGCAAATGTTGTCCAGACTTATGCCCAGTTCGGTCAAGTCAATGGGCGGCGGATGCGCAGGTCGTGGCATGCCAGGCACGCCGCCGCCCAGCAGCAAATCCGCCACGCCCGCCGCCTCCATGcgcttgcgctgctgccgctccaGCAAATCACCCGCACTGCCACCTGAGCTCTTGGCCTGACTGCTCTTGCCACGCCCCGTGCactcgccgccgccgccggctgTGCGTCGCGGCGAACGCGCTATTTGACTGGAGGTGGAAGCGCGATGCGTTGGCCGCTGCTGCGGTCCCGAGCTCGTGTCCGACGGCGTTGGCGGCTCGCCCTTGCTGCAGGCAATCGAGCAGTAAATGGTGCCACGTCTGGGCAGAAAGGGTCGTcccagcagcgagcagcgacacgtgcagcagctgaagcattGATCTGTCGCATGCCAGTGCTGCCCATCATGGCTCATCTGACCCTGATCCACGCCGATGACCTCGCCGCAGTAGTCGCAGTACTCCGCGAACATCGTGTCAAAGCAGCCCAAGCAATAGGGTTTTCCCTCACGCATTATATAGCGTTGGCCGCCCAGCTGGTGCTCGCACTCCTGGCAGGCAAAGTGCTTCATGTGCCAGGTGCGTCCCTCGGCCTCAGTGCATTCGTCAGAGAAGATGATCTAAACGGACATTAGAGAAAGGAATTGAatgagaaataatttaaataaatattgataaaatcaaataattgctTTCTATATctctttctatatatttatttcagataGATATTACTGAAAAGTAGCTGAGTacgtatataaaatattttgtatccCTTTCAGCAACCAATTGATGATTATTACTAATTAAGAGATCCATTTGTAATATAACTATAATAGATAATTACTtccaaaacagaaaaaaaaaaatagtttaaataaccATTTTAATGACACAGTGAAtttattagaatattttttaatattattttcagcATTTTAACATTATGTTCAAGTTCATGAGATGCTCTAATGCTTTGCTTATAcctttgaataaaattttaatggcacatttataagaatatttttttttttatattattatgacCCATTTTGAATggcacaataaatttattagaatatattaatattattttcacttttcacttaTACCTCGACTATcagttttctttgctttgctaatcagattaaaattgaaataagtcAATAGGCTTCAACtacttttcaaatatttagttgtaAGTTGTAAGCAACGatgcattgcaatttgttattattatttattttaatcaaaattaatttgtaaatattttggtaaacataaacaatttactcggaatatttgcattaaattctacaaatatttttcatctATTCAGTTGACTTCAAAGTTTTCTTTCTCACTCTCCTTATCTTGCTTTCATTGCCTTttcaacaattaataaatatttgcagccaaATATTTGTAGTGTTATGTGTGAACTCACCTCATCGCAGGCAGAGCAACGCGGCTTCTGTGTCTCGGCATGATGGCGGCCACAGTAGAGATTGCCATCGCGCTGGAAGTATATCAAGTCGACGAGCAGCTCCTTGCAAACGCTGCATACAAAGCAGCCCGGGTGCCAGCACACTTGGGCGCCCAGGCGCTGGGCGAAGACCACAATGTCACCGCCAGTGAGTTGCTCCTCGCACTGCAAACGAAATAACGAAAGAGTGGAAAGTTGAAATAAGGTAAATCGCATAAATAACAGAAATATGCTAAAAGTTCTGCAAACGATAGAAATCTGCAGCGTCTGCCTTTTGGCATGactgagtgggtgggtgggtgttggGCGAAAATATTTTCCAGCGActataaatgctaaataacGGTAATAAAACGCTTAAGCCGCCCCAAAGCGCCAAACTCACAGCTACTGtggtttccttttttttactCTGCACAAATAATGCACAAATAGCTGCCGGCCATGTGCGAGTGCTCCCCAGAGAATTCGTGACTCTTGAAGGAGGGTGAGcctgggtggttgggtggacTTTAAACTGCTGTAAAAATGGCTTGAAGGCAACGGGAAACGCAGGTTTTAATGACTCGACCGCAAGCTCAACTCGTTAATGCTAAAGGCAGTCGCATAATGAACTCATTTATGTCTAGGGATATAAATAGGGTCAGGCTGCTGACTTAGTCAAGTTGTTCGCACCACTATGAACGACAGAAAGTGCCagtaatttaactaaatagttttgtttttgttaattacgGCAGCAGAAGTTGACTCAGCACAGcgtacaaaacaaaaacaacttaagGATTTGCTTACAAAATTCTTTAGTTCAAAGGTTCAGAGGCAACTTTTTTGATTTCCAATGAAGTTTACTTTTAGCTCGTAACCATAACACAGCTAATCTTccttaattaaaagcttttacaACTTATTTCATAGCATTTGTTAATTACTATAATTAGTTGAAAAGTTATAGTCCTCAACTCTTTTCCTAGAATATTaggcttatataaaaaattcgaTTAAATGAAAGTTAAAACGCATTTCATGCAAGTCTCAAGGTATGACTGACAATAAGAGagattcaaattaaattgctaatccgttaattataaaaattaattagtctGCTTGCAGAAACAAAatctttttgcatttcatatcaattaaaattgttttgcttgcagtcCTCTTATCCCTTTTAGCTATAGAATTGCGTGACAAAGCAAGTTTCAGCTTAGTCCTCGCTTGAACAGAATCTCGAGGCAGTTTCCTTTATGAGCTTGGCAAGTAATTAACGCAATTGCCttgatttatgccaaaaaagtTCGAGCATATATGTAAGCTAACCCAAGCGCATTTAGTGGTTGTGGCCCCTAAACAATGCCTAGGCCAATTTGCGCCATTTTCATTTAGCTGCCGTTTCCTGTCCTGCCCCCCACTGAGCGACCGACTGAGCGTCTTTATTTCGCGCACGCAAATTGCCTCAGCAGCACCGCAAATGCcacaagaagaagcagaagctgctgctgctgcatgaaGCTTGAAttgccttttggctgctgcatgTAGCTTCTTAACTTTCCAGGCTATTAAACCTCAGTCTCTCCCAGCCAGTGTCCCCCGCAATCAACATTTACTTTTGCAAGCCATTAAACATTGACAGCAAAGTGGttcccagccccagccccaaccCTCAACTCAGCGCTGATAATTTCCATAGCGCGCGCTCTTTTCCAAAACTTTGGGGGGAGGTAAAGTAGACTGCATGCGTCGTTAATTGTTGGCAACTTTTAGAATTTATTgtcgaaaaataaaagtacagTGCGGCACTTTAATTAGCCGCAGGACTTGAGACGCTGCCCGGAACCACACAATGTTGCCACTCAAGCGTCGCTAATGATGTATGCCACGTTGATGCTGCATGTCCTGTCTTGTGGTTAAACAATGCAGCACTTTGCTGTGGTTGCCACACACAGACGGACTATTGGGTGAACTTTTGCCGGAAAAGCTGGCCCAAGCACTTTAAGTAGTTTCTGTGGTGCAGCAACCGCAGCTGTTGAACTTCTCGTTATAACTTTTTCCATGTCTGCGTTTAGATTAGtagcaagcaaaaagaaatccGAGCATTTGTCCACTTAAAAGGACATTTCTCACAgcgttttattgttgctgtctgcGCTAAATGTCATGTAAATAACAGAAATCGCTGCTCATTTATCTTATCAATCCAATTAATCCCAGTCGCATACAGTTGACGACCCCCAGCACTGACAGCCCCCAGGTCGGGGCCtaactgcagcagcggcaattaTGCTAttgacaaattgctgctggctgcaaaaGTCGCCACCTGTATATCCTGTGCTGAACTCAGGGCTAGATTGTCAAAAATAGGGACACTACACTGAGCAAAAAATGTCTATTCGAAGCAGtctcaaaattgaattttaactGCCTTGCTCAAAAGCTAAGCGAAATGTTATCGATTTATTTGCAGAGCTGGTCACACTcacaatttaaagtaatttcaaCAGCATGCTTGCAAAAGCTCAATGATATTAAAGAAGTGtctaattataaacataaattaataaaataaattatttgcataaatttataaaataaaataatagtaaaatattttatttatttaaatatttgatatatcgAATTACGAGCAGTAGTTGCCATTTGTTTAATACGCatgttaaaacatttaataacaaataaatatttgttgtttctttctgcattatttttcattttaaaacaatttactgGAATTCGactgtttaaacaaaatggcgtACGCTATAATTAGTGAATTCACTGCTTGCTTCTCATTGATTAACTCACAAATTGCTACCAGTCAGTACTTAAACCTGAACCTTTCCCGAAAATCCAACacccattttatttttgaagtgTATGTATTTTGCTTTAGTGCTAACCCATTACGTGCGCTGGCTCTAATCCAACTTTGGAGCTCTGCCTGACAAACTTTAGCTGCAGACAAGCAAGACAATTTCCTGTTCACTCACAGCTCAGCCTCGCCCCTTGGCTTACACCCGCCCCAGCGCACATCTCATGCTATATTACAGTTTGGTTCAAATTATTAATGACGCTCGTTATCGTGCCCTTTTCAGTACATAAACTTTTCGCTTAACTGTTCGCCTGGCGCAGGCAACTGTTCGATGGTTTCTacctttttattttgcttccTTTTTTCAAGGGGGGGCGCTGCCAACCCGAGagtttaataacaattttttgaaagtatattttatgctCGCTGACTGAGtttcttataattatttttgtatatcatcgttggcagcagcaggactTTTAGTGTCACATCCTTGTCAAGTTGCTGACTGTCTGTCACATCCGTACGCTGTGCGTTGTTCGTGTGGAAAATTCGGCACTGGCCAGGCCAGCCAAACAAAATCAGTTGTcagttttgcctttttggcgtctgtctatctgtctgacTGTCCGTCTGTCTTCAGCTGCGACTCATTTACGCTTGAGTGCGCGCTTCAGGATCATTGAGcgttttcataaattttgtgcCAAGCATAATTCAGGGCAGGGGTCGGACAGTTGGCTTTTGTTAACGTTTTAACGTCCGTTTAGCAAGTCAGCTATGGTCTGTGAATTTTAAATGTCTTCGCAGCGTGGGTTGTTCTGGTTCGTCAGctttctgtctgtgtgtgtgtcttagcTTTGATTAAATCCGGTTAGCTTATCAGATTtcattaataaaacatttatatgcaGCTCGCTCTAGagttcaaatattattttaaatatatttatatggtcaacttttgtttaattatgcaaGTTTCGAAGCCAAATTGCTGATAAGCGTAGCTTGTCAACAGCCTCTAATGGAGTTGTTACCAAATTTAAAGCGCTCAAGGCTTAATCAATGCCCTAAAGTTTTATAGctgtgtgcataaaaaaataattaaaaattaaaatcaaattaaactaaagacTTAATGGCAAGAAAT
Protein-coding regions in this window:
- the LOC108597383 gene encoding cytochrome P450 9b2; the protein is MALLLIVALAALAYWIYKWATKDHDEFIKRGLPFEKPMPLLGNNAAIVMNKASFQKLLEAFYRRNRQHKLVGFFNFRTPMIQVNDPEIIKKICVKDFEHFPNHQLLFKTTERLLTDMLSIMKDQRWKHMRNTLTPAFTAAKMRSMFGLMNESFAECMQHLHEKAQGAVRPGEGFELELKEVCNRLSNDLIATTAFGLKVSSYKTPNNEFYQIGQSIAFFRGRQLYKFMLSTTIPWLFKLLGFQVFDKDKTDFFIRLVVDAMKQREQQNIVRPDMIQLLLEAKKESTENWTDDEIVAQCFIFFFAAFENNASFICTTAFELLNNPDIQAKLYEEVKQTHDSLKGEQLSYDTVMKMKYMDMVVSESLRKWTLAAATDRVCSKDYTLRDDDGNVQFEFKAGDLINIPIAGLHWDDRYFPEPLKFKPERFSDEEKDNMVPYTYLPFGTGPRNCIGNRYALMQAKAMLYNLLLQYRIERSPKTVKDLMSDSRGFQLTPRSGYWVHLVPRS
- the LOC108594730 gene encoding protein espinas; amino-acid sequence: MQQPGSSYYTQTESALLQLEAGGAAPYPQQRSEQSLASTSQQSTSSNNHLEAAAAAATAAATTTTAATATVAASSSSSSHFVAAPLQRRHCQPPNHLPLNSVVASSPLRTASYKTAAAATSASVYHHSHHQQLDFQRNSQSDDDSGCALEEYTWVPPGLRPDQVRLYFSQLPDDKVPYVNSPGEKYRVKQLLQQLPPQDNEVRYCHSLSDEERKELRIFSAQRKREALGRGAVRLLSDERNCKGCEEQLTGGDIVVFAQRLGAQVCWHPGCFVCSVCKELLVDLIYFQRDGNLYCGRHHAETQKPRCSACDEIIFSDECTEAEGRTWHMKHFACQECEHQLGGQRYIMREGKPYCLGCFDTMFAEYCDYCGEVIGVDQGQMSHDGQHWHATDQCFSCCTCRCSLLGRPFLPRRGTIYCSIACSKGEPPTPSDTSSGPQQRPTHRASTSSQIARSPRRTAGGGGECTGRGKSSQAKSSGGSAGDLLERQQRKRMEAAGVADLLLGGGVPGMPRPAHPPPIDLTELGISLDNICAGDKSIFGDTQLTNSMPDMLLSKAEDSHSYQSIDKINLNSPSNSDLTQSTQELANELDMDNESVRELELPHDGYEQLFAAKQRHNRSHKQEPEQLQPEQLDNRAPLKEVRFHAVQDTMSRSKSYTDNSNARRRRRRRNQSRSSSEMQINQTNLRLHNAQTQAGSGALNLLNNLDNCDVASICSTCSSSSSSDMDDYVYRLPARKHYGGVRVAYVPNDALAYERKKKQAQAQSSDANCLGVGAQSTLPAIMHESKNCTIS